A region of Hoplias malabaricus isolate fHopMal1 chromosome 12, fHopMal1.hap1, whole genome shotgun sequence DNA encodes the following proteins:
- the LOC136710378 gene encoding gamma-crystallin M3-like has translation MGRIIFYEDRNFQGRSYETSSDCPELTSYLSRCNSCRVESGCFMVYEHPNFMGHQMLVRRGEYPDNQLLMGMNKSDCIRSCRMIPMHRGTFRMRIFERENFSGQMHELMDDCDSIQERYRMSDCQSCNVMEGHWLLYEQPNFRGRMIYLRPGEYRSLRDMGVGPMNIRIGSIRRIMEPC, from the exons ATGGGGAGG atCATCTTCTACGAGGACAGGAACTTCCAGGGCCGTTCCTATGAGACCAGCAGTGACTGCCCTGAACTGACCTCCTACCTGAGCCGCTGCAACTCATGCAGGGTGGAGAGTGGGTGTTTCATGGTCTATGAGCACCCCAACTTTATGGGCCATCAAATGTTGGTGAGGCGAGGAGAGTATCCTGATAACCAGCTACTGATGGGCATGAACAAGAGTGACTGCATCAGGTCCTGCAGAATGATTCCAATG CATAGGGGTACTTTCCGCATGCGTATCTTTGAAAGGGAGAACTTCTCTGGTCAGATGCATGAGCTGATGGACGACTGCGACTCCATCCAGGAACGTTATCGCATGTCTGACTGCCAGTCCTGCAATGTGATGGAAGGTCACTGGCTCCTGTACGAGCAGCCCAATTTCAGAGGCAGGATGATATACCTCAGGCCTGGAGAGTACCGCAGCCTTAGGGACATGGGAGTTGGCCCAATGAATATTAGAATTGGTTCTATTAGGCGCATCATGGAGCCCTGCTAA
- the LOC136710531 gene encoding gamma-crystallin M3-like: MGKIIFYEERNFQGRSYECSSDCSDTSTYLSRCNSCRVESGCFMVYDRPNFMGNQFFIRRGEYSDYMSMGMSDSIRSCRLIPQHRGAFRMRVYERENFGGQMQELMDDCDSFRERLRMSDCQSCQVMDGHWLMYEQPHYRGRMIYMRPGEYRSFRNLGTSHTRFSSVRRITESC; encoded by the exons ATGGGCAAG ATCATCTTCTACGAGGAAAGAAACTTCCAGGGCCGCTCATATGAGTGCAGCAGTGACTGTTCTGACACGTCTACCTACCTCAGCCGCTGCAATTCATGTAGGGTAGAGAGCGGTTGCTTCATGGTCTATGATCGGCCAAACTTCATGGGAAACCAGTTCTTTATCAGAAGAGGGGAGTATTCTGACTACATGTCCATGGGCATGAGTGATTCCATTCGTTCCTGTCGCCTGATTCCACAG CATAGGGGAGCTTTTAGAATGAGGGTCTATGAGAGGGAGAACTTTGGGGGACAGATGCAGGAGCTGATGGACGACTGTGATTCCTTCCGTGAGCGCCTCCGCATGTCTGACTGCCAGTCCTGCCAGGTCATGGATGGCCACTGGCTCATGTATGAGCAGCCCCACTACAGAGGCAGGATGATTTACATGAGGCCTGGAGAATACAGGAGCTTCAGGAACCTGGGAACAAGTCATACAAGATTCAGCTCTGTCCGAAGAATCACTGAATCCTGTTAG